Proteins from a single region of Mucilaginibacter daejeonensis:
- a CDS encoding helix-turn-helix domain-containing protein, with amino-acid sequence MKLHIKNMVCHRCKLAVADILHQNGYHPHDINLGEAVIDEELTGSQLQELDEKLKHVGFELIDDKKARLVEKIKNAVIELVHHSEGLPTVNLSTYLSQKLDLVYNHLSDTFSDMEGTTIERYYIAQRIERVKELLIYDELTLSQIADQLGYSSVAYLSNQFKKETGLTPSHFKQIREHKRRNIEEL; translated from the coding sequence ATGAAACTCCACATCAAGAATATGGTATGCCACCGGTGCAAATTGGCCGTGGCAGATATATTGCATCAGAACGGCTACCACCCACACGACATCAACTTAGGCGAGGCTGTTATAGATGAAGAGCTTACTGGCTCCCAACTTCAGGAGCTTGATGAGAAGCTAAAGCATGTAGGCTTCGAGCTGATCGATGATAAGAAGGCCCGACTGGTAGAGAAGATCAAGAATGCGGTCATTGAGCTTGTGCATCACAGCGAAGGTTTGCCTACCGTTAATCTTTCCACCTACCTGTCACAAAAGCTTGACCTGGTATACAATCACCTTAGTGATACCTTCTCAGACATGGAGGGCACCACCATAGAGCGTTACTATATAGCCCAGCGCATTGAGCGGGTGAAAGAATTGCTGATATACGATGAGTTGACCCTTAGCCAGATCGCTGACCAGCTGGGCTACAGCAGCGTGGCTTATCTCAGCAATCAATTCAAAAAAGAGACCGGACTTACACCCAGCCATTTCAAACAGATCAGGGAACATAAGCGACGCAATATTGAAGAACTGTAA
- a CDS encoding Na+/H+ antiporter — MHELVLYYIGLLLAILFLVMLAQKIKVSYPIVLVIGGLIIGAIPSVPEINISPEAIFVIFLPPLLYDAAWQTSWKDFWKWRRIIASFAFVIVIITAGIMAYISHSLIPGFTVALGFLLGGIISPPDAVSATQILKGIQVPKRVVSVIEGESLLNDASSLVIFRFAIAAVMTGSFAIGEAVTDFFVVIIFGTLIGLALALIFYAIHRWLPTTASIDTALSFIAPYSMYMVAEHFHVSGVLAVVSGGLFLSNRNHEILNNASRLQSLNVWSAVGFVFNGFVFMLIGLELPTVVKGLGAERLHEAIKYGLIISLAVMVVRLICTQGASLFTVFISRFIKTADDRPGWRSPIIIGWAGMRGVVSLAAALSIPLTLQNGQPFPQRNMVLFITFTVILVTLIFQGLTLPLVIQWFNEPERDYPLSREEQELRIKIKMKDRALSLLNSRPYYQYVRRNALVKAMLERYEGENAFLEARKELTDEQAHEIKHEYHKIFTQVIEAQREVLQKMNNKAEYEEELINKYVAQLDLEEEKLRQQYEW, encoded by the coding sequence ATGCATGAGCTCGTGCTGTATTATATAGGTCTGCTATTGGCTATCCTTTTTTTGGTGATGCTGGCGCAAAAGATCAAGGTGTCATACCCGATCGTGTTGGTGATCGGCGGACTGATCATTGGGGCCATTCCTTCGGTGCCCGAGATCAACATTAGTCCTGAGGCTATCTTTGTGATCTTTTTGCCTCCGCTGTTGTATGATGCTGCCTGGCAAACCTCCTGGAAAGATTTTTGGAAGTGGCGCCGCATCATTGCTTCCTTTGCCTTTGTGATCGTGATCATTACGGCAGGCATTATGGCCTATATATCGCATAGCCTGATACCCGGTTTTACGGTAGCGCTTGGCTTCCTGCTTGGGGGCATCATTTCGCCACCCGATGCGGTATCGGCCACACAGATACTCAAAGGCATACAAGTGCCCAAGCGAGTGGTGAGTGTCATAGAGGGTGAAAGCTTACTGAACGACGCCTCGAGTTTGGTGATCTTCCGTTTTGCGATAGCCGCCGTGATGACAGGTAGTTTTGCCATAGGCGAAGCCGTTACCGATTTTTTTGTGGTGATCATATTCGGTACGCTGATCGGGCTGGCTTTGGCGCTCATTTTTTACGCCATACACCGCTGGTTGCCTACCACAGCCAGTATCGATACGGCACTTAGTTTTATAGCGCCCTATAGCATGTACATGGTAGCCGAGCATTTTCATGTATCAGGTGTGTTGGCCGTAGTAAGCGGTGGTCTTTTTTTATCTAACCGAAACCATGAGATATTGAACAATGCCAGCCGGCTGCAAAGCTTGAACGTATGGTCGGCGGTGGGGTTCGTGTTCAATGGGTTCGTGTTCATGTTGATCGGTTTAGAATTGCCTACGGTAGTGAAAGGTCTCGGTGCTGAACGGCTGCATGAAGCGATCAAGTACGGACTGATCATCTCGTTGGCCGTTATGGTAGTGCGCCTTATTTGTACGCAAGGCGCATCCTTGTTCACGGTCTTTATCAGCCGCTTTATCAAGACCGCCGATGACCGGCCCGGTTGGAGGAGCCCGATCATTATAGGCTGGGCGGGTATGAGGGGCGTGGTGTCGCTCGCGGCAGCGCTGTCTATCCCGCTCACGTTACAAAATGGCCAGCCTTTTCCACAGCGTAATATGGTGCTGTTCATCACATTCACGGTCATCTTGGTCACGCTGATATTTCAGGGACTTACCCTGCCATTGGTTATCCAATGGTTCAATGAGCCGGAGCGCGATTATCCGCTATCGCGCGAGGAACAGGAGCTACGCATCAAGATCAAGATGAAGGATCGGGCGTTGTCCTTACTCAACAGCAGACCATACTATCAATACGTACGCCGTAACGCACTGGTGAAAGCGATGCTGGAGCGATATGAGGGCGAGAACGCCTTTTTAGAGGCCAGGAAGGAGCTGACCGACGAGCAAGCACACGAGATCAAACACGAATATCATAAGATCTTCACGCAGGTGATCGAGGCTCAACGCGAGGTATTGCAAAAGATGAACAACAAAGCAGAGTATGAGGAGGAGCTGATCAACAAATATGTGGCGCAACTTGATCTGGAAGAGGAAAAGCTGAGGCAGCAATACGAATGGTGA
- the aroC gene encoding chorismate synthase, whose amino-acid sequence MAGNTLGQLFRITTFGESHGVAIGVIIDGCPAGLDIDLAYIQAELDKRKPGQSKITTQRKESDTVQILSGTFEGKTTGTPIAMIIPNEDQRSKDYSHNTDVFRPSHADYTYFTKYGIRDHRGGGRSSARETAARVAAGAVAKLLLKHHGIEVLAHVSSVGTINSPNISIQDADEFIQIREANIVRCADPATAEEMIARIDEIRKQGDTIGGKVSCTITNCPVGLGEPVFDKLHADLGKAMLSINAVHGFEYGSGFTGAEMLGSEHNDIFVKDVEGEVRTRTNFSGGIQGGISNGMPIEFKVAFKPVATIMTNQNTIDAEGNAAQIQGKGRHDPCVVPRAVPIVEAMAALVLADHLLRNKNSQI is encoded by the coding sequence ATGGCGGGTAATACTTTAGGGCAATTGTTCAGGATAACGACCTTTGGCGAATCGCATGGTGTGGCCATCGGTGTGATCATAGACGGCTGCCCGGCCGGTCTGGATATTGACCTGGCATACATACAAGCCGAGTTGGATAAACGCAAACCCGGCCAAAGCAAGATCACCACGCAACGTAAGGAGAGCGATACGGTACAGATCCTGTCGGGCACGTTCGAGGGTAAGACCACCGGTACGCCCATTGCCATGATCATCCCGAACGAGGACCAACGTTCAAAAGATTATAGCCACAACACCGACGTGTTCCGCCCGTCGCACGCCGATTATACTTATTTTACCAAATATGGCATACGCGATCACCGGGGTGGTGGTCGATCATCGGCCCGTGAGACCGCTGCCCGTGTGGCCGCAGGGGCAGTGGCCAAATTGCTGTTGAAACATCATGGTATAGAGGTGCTGGCTCATGTGAGTAGTGTAGGCACCATCAACTCGCCCAACATCAGTATTCAGGATGCCGACGAGTTCATCCAAATACGTGAGGCCAACATCGTACGCTGTGCTGACCCAGCCACAGCCGAAGAGATGATCGCCCGTATTGATGAGATACGTAAGCAAGGCGACACGATAGGAGGTAAGGTAAGCTGCACGATCACTAACTGCCCGGTAGGGTTGGGTGAACCGGTATTTGACAAGCTGCATGCCGACCTGGGCAAGGCCATGTTGAGCATCAACGCCGTTCATGGTTTTGAATACGGTTCGGGCTTTACCGGCGCAGAGATGCTGGGATCAGAACATAACGACATATTTGTAAAGGACGTTGAAGGCGAGGTGCGTACCCGTACCAATTTTTCGGGCGGTATACAAGGTGGAATCAGCAATGGGATGCCGATCGAGTTCAAGGTGGCGTTCAAACCCGTGGCCACTATTATGACCAATCAAAATACGATAGATGCGGAAGGCAACGCCGCACAGATACAAGGTAAAGGCCGTCATGACCCATGTGTGGTGCCACGTGCAGTTCCGATCGTAGAGGCGATGGCCGCATTGGTACTGGCCGACCACCTGTTGAGAAACAAGAACAGCCAGATCTGA
- a CDS encoding NAD(P)/FAD-dependent oxidoreductase — translation MTNNATYDVIVVGGSNAGLQAAMTLARALRKVLVIDSGKPCNRSTPHSHNFLTRDGATPQEILIIGREQLLLYPTVTLLNATVTKADGVDHKFTVHTDDGGIYHAKKLLFATGINDQLPDIPGFKDCWGITAIHCPYCHGYEVKQQPTGILSKGNDAYDLAKLISNWTDQLTVFSNGPLELEADKIELLHRKNISIVTENVSELIHNKGHLSELICANGDTYRINAIYSRSPFSQHCELPEHFGCQLTETGLIQVDQFGKTSVDGIYAAGDNSSPLRSVANAVAMGAVSAAFINRELIGEEF, via the coding sequence ATGACTAACAATGCAACTTATGATGTGATCGTGGTTGGCGGCAGTAACGCTGGCCTGCAAGCAGCCATGACCCTTGCCCGTGCACTACGTAAAGTACTGGTGATCGATAGCGGAAAACCCTGTAACCGGTCAACGCCACACTCGCATAACTTTTTGACGCGCGACGGCGCTACACCGCAAGAGATATTAATCATAGGACGAGAGCAGTTGCTCCTTTACCCAACCGTTACCCTGCTGAATGCGACCGTGACCAAAGCTGACGGGGTGGACCATAAATTTACAGTTCATACAGATGACGGGGGTATCTATCATGCTAAGAAACTCTTGTTTGCCACCGGGATCAACGATCAGCTCCCCGACATCCCCGGTTTTAAAGATTGCTGGGGGATCACCGCGATCCATTGCCCTTACTGCCATGGGTACGAGGTGAAGCAGCAGCCAACAGGGATATTGTCCAAAGGCAACGATGCTTATGACCTTGCGAAACTCATCAGCAACTGGACCGATCAGCTGACCGTCTTTAGCAACGGCCCCTTAGAACTTGAAGCCGACAAGATCGAACTACTGCACCGAAAGAACATCAGCATAGTGACGGAAAATGTTTCAGAACTGATACATAATAAAGGTCACCTCAGCGAGTTGATCTGTGCCAACGGTGATACCTATCGTATCAATGCGATCTACAGCCGTTCGCCATTCTCACAACATTGCGAACTGCCTGAGCATTTTGGTTGTCAATTAACCGAAACGGGACTGATCCAAGTAGACCAATTCGGAAAAACCTCAGTTGATGGCATCTATGCCGCTGGAGATAACAGTTCACCATTGCGGTCGGTAGCAAATGCGGTGGCCATGGGTGCGGTGTCAGCGGCGTTCATTAACCGCGAGTTGATCGGGGAAGAGTTCTGA
- a CDS encoding heavy-metal-associated domain-containing protein, whose protein sequence is MNMKHTYNVTGMTCAGCQYKVQHLLSQVDHVTGAEVDLEHGKVTLNMDQHVNTTDLQAALKEYPKYQLTEEKSAAMPMNMAMDDTDKRTWFETYKPIVIIFAYILTVSIIAGSTILGFDERVAMRVFMAGFFLVFSFFKMLDLDAFADSYAMYDVVARKFKGWGYIYALLELTLGIAYATNFNPVITNVVTLVVMSVSIIGVLKTVLNKQSIQCACLGAVFNLPMSTVTIIEDGLMIIMSALMLFMS, encoded by the coding sequence ATGAATATGAAACATACCTATAACGTTACCGGCATGACCTGTGCCGGTTGTCAATATAAAGTGCAGCACCTTCTATCGCAGGTCGATCACGTGACCGGTGCTGAAGTGGACCTGGAACATGGCAAAGTGACGTTGAACATGGATCAACATGTGAACACCACCGACCTGCAAGCCGCGCTGAAGGAATATCCAAAGTATCAGTTAACCGAAGAGAAAAGTGCGGCCATGCCGATGAACATGGCTATGGATGATACCGACAAGCGCACCTGGTTTGAGACCTATAAGCCCATCGTGATCATCTTCGCTTACATCTTGACGGTTTCGATCATCGCAGGTTCTACCATTCTGGGTTTCGATGAGCGGGTGGCTATGCGGGTTTTCATGGCGGGCTTTTTCCTGGTGTTCTCCTTTTTCAAGATGCTCGACCTGGATGCCTTTGCCGACAGCTATGCCATGTACGATGTAGTGGCTCGCAAGTTCAAAGGCTGGGGTTACATTTACGCACTGCTCGAACTGACCTTAGGAATAGCTTATGCGACCAACTTCAACCCGGTGATCACCAACGTTGTCACACTGGTGGTGATGTCGGTGAGTATCATTGGAGTATTAAAAACGGTCCTCAACAAGCAGAGCATCCAGTGTGCCTGCCTTGGTGCAGTATTCAATTTGCCCATGAGTACGGTCACTATCATCGAAGATGGCCTGATGATCATCATGAGCGCGTTGATGCTTTTCATGAGCTAG
- a CDS encoding SDR family NAD(P)-dependent oxidoreductase — MTTSNKIALVTGGSRGLGKNMAIAIAKKGLDVILTYNSKQDEAAEVVKEIEALGQKAVALQLNVADSKSFDSFYGQVKQALKDTFGTEHFQYLVNNAGVGLHVSFAETTEEQFDNLVNIHLKGVFFLTQKALPLLQDGGGIINISSGLARFSFPNASAYGTMKGGVETLTRYMAKELGSRGVRANAVAPGAIETDFNGGAVRDNAELNKAVASQTALGRVGLPDDIGGVVAFLCTDEARWVNGQRIEVSGGMML, encoded by the coding sequence ATGACAACATCTAATAAGATAGCCCTCGTGACCGGCGGTAGCCGCGGATTAGGTAAGAATATGGCGATCGCCATTGCAAAAAAAGGTCTGGACGTGATCTTGACCTATAACAGCAAGCAGGACGAAGCTGCAGAAGTGGTAAAAGAGATCGAAGCATTAGGTCAAAAAGCTGTTGCCTTACAACTGAACGTGGCCGATTCAAAAAGCTTTGACAGCTTTTACGGCCAGGTAAAACAAGCGCTGAAAGACACCTTTGGTACCGAGCACTTCCAGTACTTGGTGAATAATGCCGGTGTAGGCTTGCACGTGTCGTTCGCTGAGACCACCGAAGAGCAATTCGACAACCTGGTGAACATTCACCTTAAGGGCGTATTCTTCCTTACACAAAAGGCATTACCACTGTTGCAAGATGGCGGCGGTATAATTAACATATCGAGTGGGTTAGCGCGCTTCTCGTTCCCCAACGCTTCAGCTTATGGTACCATGAAAGGCGGTGTAGAAACACTGACCCGTTATATGGCCAAAGAACTGGGTAGCCGTGGCGTGCGCGCCAATGCAGTTGCGCCGGGCGCGATCGAGACCGACTTCAACGGGGGGGCCGTGCGCGACAATGCCGAACTGAATAAGGCCGTAGCTTCACAGACCGCCTTAGGCCGTGTAGGTTTACCAGATGACATTGGTGGTGTAGTAGCATTCTTATGCACCGACGAAGCCCGCTGGGTGAACGGACAACGGATCGAGGTATCAGGCGGCATGATGCTGTAA
- a CDS encoding ArnT family glycosyltransferase, whose product MSASKPSLERQYFPLIGFFVALKLLLNLLAGGHYGFHRDEMLHLALGDHLDWGYMEVPPLIALLAKISTTSFGSSVMAARVFTALASGLMVWLTGLLTIEFGGKRFAIALACLCVIFSPGMAASGYLFQPVVFDQLWWLLAAYLTVRYVNSKEVRYLYWLGVATGFGLLNKYTMAFFAGALLLGMIISPQRKLLWNRHTLIAIGIATLIFLPNVWWQYAHHWPIVKHMTELKHQQLEHVSAADFIVPQFLIHGASVMVWLIGLGFLLFSNVMRDHRFVGLAYLIVFAFLLKMNGKAYYLLAGYPMLFAAGGAGISYLLRNYIARSVALVLFIAPNLILLPLILPVLNIDKTLGLFRYFRTNVPAMNFAVTWEDQQKHPLTQDYADMFGWEEMAKKASEAYHQLTPEQRKQAIVFADNYGEAAAIHIYSKKYDLPPLVSLSSSFALWAPPVLHARYLIYVSDDDDVSDLAPMADSIQRTGRVTNALARERGTGIFLIRNIDPKLEAIYSTHRKAARLEQ is encoded by the coding sequence ATGTCAGCATCAAAACCTTCTTTAGAACGTCAATATTTCCCACTGATCGGCTTTTTTGTAGCGCTCAAGTTGCTATTGAACCTCTTGGCCGGCGGGCATTATGGTTTCCACCGCGATGAGATGTTGCACCTCGCGCTGGGTGATCACCTCGATTGGGGATATATGGAAGTGCCGCCACTGATCGCTCTACTGGCCAAGATCAGCACTACATCATTCGGTTCGAGTGTGATGGCCGCAAGAGTTTTTACTGCACTGGCCAGCGGCCTCATGGTGTGGCTCACCGGGCTGTTGACCATCGAATTCGGTGGCAAACGTTTTGCCATAGCACTGGCTTGTCTGTGCGTGATCTTCTCACCGGGTATGGCCGCCAGTGGCTATCTGTTCCAGCCCGTGGTATTTGATCAGTTATGGTGGCTGCTCGCCGCATATCTCACAGTTCGTTATGTAAACAGTAAGGAAGTGCGATACCTGTACTGGCTTGGCGTAGCGACCGGATTCGGTTTGCTGAATAAATACACTATGGCGTTCTTTGCCGGTGCGCTATTACTGGGAATGATCATCAGCCCACAGCGCAAGCTGTTGTGGAACAGGCATACACTGATCGCGATCGGTATCGCTACGCTGATCTTCCTGCCCAACGTGTGGTGGCAATACGCACATCATTGGCCTATCGTTAAGCACATGACGGAGCTTAAACATCAGCAACTGGAGCACGTTTCTGCAGCCGACTTTATCGTTCCGCAGTTCCTTATCCACGGCGCGTCAGTGATGGTATGGCTTATAGGTCTTGGCTTCCTCTTGTTCAGTAACGTAATGCGTGATCATCGCTTTGTGGGCCTCGCTTATTTGATCGTGTTTGCATTCCTGCTTAAAATGAATGGGAAGGCTTATTACCTGCTGGCCGGTTATCCAATGCTGTTCGCCGCCGGTGGGGCAGGGATAAGCTACCTGCTTCGAAATTATATCGCGCGATCGGTCGCTCTGGTACTATTTATCGCGCCCAACCTGATCTTATTACCCTTGATATTACCGGTACTGAATATTGACAAAACGTTAGGTCTCTTCCGTTACTTTAGAACCAATGTGCCTGCCATGAATTTTGCCGTGACCTGGGAGGACCAGCAAAAACATCCACTAACGCAGGATTATGCAGATATGTTCGGGTGGGAGGAGATGGCGAAAAAGGCGTCAGAAGCTTATCATCAGCTCACACCTGAGCAACGCAAGCAAGCCATCGTATTTGCCGACAATTACGGTGAAGCGGCCGCTATCCATATCTACAGTAAAAAGTATGACCTGCCGCCGTTGGTATCGCTCAGCAGCAGTTTTGCGTTATGGGCGCCGCCCGTACTTCATGCACGGTACCTGATCTATGTAAGTGATGATGACGACGTGAGTGACCTTGCACCAATGGCGGACAGTATTCAGCGGACAGGTCGGGTGACAAATGCTTTAGCCCGAGAACGAGGGACCGGTATTTTCTTGATCAGGAACATCGACCCCAAACTCGAGGCGATCTACAGCACACATCGTAAAGCTGCCCGGCTTGAGCAGTGA
- a CDS encoding pyridoxamine 5'-phosphate oxidase family protein, with protein MDSINQQQPEENYKELQGEEAKKKIKELADKGTCFFCSNIKTGVPFSTRPMAVQKIDDQGNFWFLSADDSHKNEEISHDPFVHLLFQGSTHSDFLNIYGIAEVSKDKEKIKELWEPILKTWFTEGEDDPRITVIKVEPTEGYYWDNKHGNAVAFVKQVAGAVLGKTLDDSIEGKLEL; from the coding sequence ATGGATAGCATAAACCAACAACAGCCCGAAGAGAACTATAAAGAGCTGCAGGGCGAAGAAGCCAAGAAAAAGATCAAAGAGCTGGCCGATAAAGGTACCTGCTTTTTTTGCTCGAACATCAAGACCGGAGTACCTTTCTCTACTCGTCCTATGGCCGTACAAAAGATAGACGACCAAGGCAATTTCTGGTTCCTGAGCGCTGATGACAGCCATAAGAACGAAGAGATATCGCACGACCCATTTGTACACCTGTTGTTTCAAGGTTCTACACATTCAGATTTCCTGAACATATACGGCATTGCCGAGGTGAGCAAGGACAAAGAAAAGATCAAGGAACTTTGGGAACCGATACTGAAGACCTGGTTCACAGAAGGTGAGGACGACCCAAGGATCACCGTGATCAAAGTGGAGCCTACCGAAGGTTACTACTGGGATAACAAGCATGGCAATGCCGTTGCATTTGTGAAACAAGTGGCTGGTGCCGTGTTGGGCAAAACCCTCGACGATTCGATAGAAGGTAAATTAGAGTTATAA